In Chryseobacterium gleum, a single genomic region encodes these proteins:
- a CDS encoding ArsR/SmtB family transcription factor, producing MNLRRDVFQAIADPTRRSILMLVAAQSMTAGAIASNFDTARPTVSKHLQILTECELLRSEQNGREIIYHLNPNKMKEIADFIEPFRKMWDEKFNKLESVMKAYQNVNNKT from the coding sequence ATGAATTTAAGAAGAGATGTATTTCAGGCAATAGCGGATCCTACGAGACGGTCTATATTGATGTTGGTGGCGGCACAGTCGATGACGGCGGGAGCCATTGCTTCCAATTTTGATACGGCAAGACCTACCGTTTCAAAGCATCTCCAGATCCTTACAGAATGCGAACTGCTGAGATCCGAACAAAACGGCAGAGAAATTATCTATCACCTTAATCCCAATAAAATGAAAGAAATAGCCGATTTTATAGAACCCTTCCGCAAAATGTGGGATGAGAAATTCAACAAGCTGGAAAGTGTGATGAAAGCGTACCAGAATGTGAATAATAAGACATAA